CTGCAAAGGGCGGTGTGAGGGCGAATACACGTCTGAGGTTGAGGTGAGCCCTCTCGAAACCTCTTTCCGCAGAGAACGAGGGAGACTGCTCCACCGTCCCGCCCTCACCTCGTTGGAATGAGGCCCCTGACCAGACACGCCACCGTGTGACCGACTTCTGCCGCGTGAACTTGACTGTGGTAGGCGTTGTCGAGGTATCGCGTCTGAAGCAAGGCGCGGCCAACCACACGCAGACTTATgaatgcatgcgcgtgaGAAAGATCCCCGCACGCGACTAGACAGGCGCATACGCAACTCGTGCATGCTCAGACGAAGGCGTAAAACCTGTAACATCACAACCAAGTTGCCAGTTGAACTGCCAGGGAATCCCGAGGCTGCCGGGAGCGATGTACCATCCCAGCTCCGTTGACTCTCGCATCCAAAACCTGACAGAATATGTGCGTCTCCAGGCTCCTCGTCCTGGGAGAGCTCCCGAAAGGCACGCATCGACACCGACGTCTGCAGCTCTGCCAGTGACGCGCCTCTTGATCTTTCGGCCCcaggcacacacacatcACTGCGCAggggcctctctctccccccctcccgccccgcGTAGGTAAAAGTAGGTGCACCTGCATGTGGGCACGTCAGCGGCTGAGGGTCCGCCACGCCCCGGTCATCTTCTAGGCAGTATCCTGGCGGCCTCTGGTTGTTACAGACATCTCCGATAGATCTGGAGGGAGAACAATGACGACCTCTCTGCGCTCCATTTCATATCTCTGCAGTTTTCGGCGTTCACGCTTCGTCAGCGGATCCTTGTTTGACTCACCTGCATGTTCACCAGCAGACCGAGCAGCGTCTGTTCGGGACAGCATTGTGTCGCCTCGATTTCGGGCAGAATGAGCGCGAGGCCGACCTCAACCAGTGGATTCGGAGTCGTCGCCGCAAAGCCGAGCATGTCGAAGTCCCAAACGTGGCCGAACCCCTTGTGAGACTCCGATCTCCGAATGTAGGGAATTATCGAGTACGGCAAAGTCGCGACGCGGTACGACTGCCAGACATCCACAGCGAAGGGTTGCAGCAGACAATCCAGCACATCCTTACGCCTTCTCGAAGTCGCATGCAACtgaggcgcggagccgcgcgtgAAAGATCTCGCAGTCCACTACacaggcagctgctgcgaaCGCACGTCAGTGCAAAACTGAACACGACAGGCCGACCTGCCGGAGTGTGCGTTCCAACTTACATCCTTGAGTCGCACGTAGGTAAGCCCCAGGCGGTCGGCCTCCTCACACGTGAAGTCCGTAAGACCGACGAGGGACATGAGCTCGCGAGCCTCGGAATCCTCCTCTGTCCCTATtgcgaaggcgctggagcccGCCATCGAGAGTTCCCCGTAGCCCGAACAGTCAGGTGGCCATTCCGCTCGACTGCCCGCCCTTCTGTACCGACCGCGGTCTCCGTCGAGATCTGCTTCTCTCTTTGCCTTCGCGCGCTCGTAGACGCGCCCGATCCCCGCGGCGGGGGTGAAGGCGCGTCCGCCAGTGACGCCTGTGAAACTACTTCCAGTGCGGCGTCCTGCGTCACGCAGGTACGCGCTCCAGGGTGACTTCTTCCCGCCGGTCTTTCCGGCTCGAGGTCGTCTCTCTTCCCCCGCGGGCAGCGCCGAGGGGCCCCTGTtcacgcggaagaagagcgaatagcgtgcgtcgccgcgtgcaCCCTTTTCTTTAGAGTTCCAGAAGAGACGGCGCAcagggcggctgcgcggaaCCTCGCTCTCACAGGCAGGGGAACTCTGGAGtgacgccgcgtcctcgctcgcgagGTGCGGCGACCTCTGCGAGTGCGCATACCCcccgtggcggcgccgcgagtcccgcggccgcgatcCGCCAAGCGGCCCGAACGAGCGGGAGGGGGaacgcgcatgcgtggagtgcgaagaaaaaggagacgagccctgcgcagcagcgactgGAGAGGGACGGCGGGACgcgggtcgccgccctcgcccgaagaaagcgaagcggATGAGAGGAGAAAatgccttcttctgcttATCTCCTGACCGACGTCGAGTCGCCGGAGACCCAGCTTGGCACGCTCTCCGCTGGTCTTCACTCTTCCCTCGCCCTTCCCGCTTCCCCAGCTCCAGATCTGGAGAGGTGAACGAAACAGAGGTGTATCTGCACTCCAGAACGCGGCTCTCCGGAAAGGCAGACGAAAGAGAAGAGTTCGAACGGTCCGTAGCTGAGGCCAGCCCTGGGACTCCAAGCGCGGCCGTCTCCCCCTCTTGGCCTGTCCCTCTACCTCGTTCGCCCGCCGGCCCTCCTGGTTCCCGACCCGGCGGGTCTTCTCCGTTTGTCTCTCGCTCCTCGTCTTtctgccgccctccgccagTAGATGTACCCGCCGAGGCGtcaggcgagcgaggcggaggcgcgaacgAAGCGGATGAAACCATGGCATCGCAGgtctcttctgcggccgcaAAAACGTCAACTTGACGCCTGCAGTCGTCTCTCCTCAAACCGTCGCGGACGCCAGTCGCTCCAACTCCCGCCCCTTCTCCCTGGAGATGCATGAGCCCCCCGGCCGTACCTTTTGCGTGCGGTGAGGGCTGCGGACTGGTCTCCACGACCGATATACTCGACCTAGTAAGAAAGGGTGTGCCCGCtgggcggccggcgcctgtCGCAGCTCCCTGTGTTTCCCACTCTCCACTTTTCGTCTCTGTTTCCTGAGCAATGCAGAAACCCTCGCCGGAGATGCTGGGCGGCACCGAAATCAATCTGCCCTGGTGGCgcccaggcgctgcgggaCAAGAGGACGTGGAGGACACGGACGGCTCTGAGGGCGTTCCCCACCCGTCGCAGTCGCCTCGCTTCTGGAGCTGCGGCCCGCAGTGCTGGGCCTCTCCTTTCGGGTGCTGTTCGTCGTCTCCTGACTCTCCCTCGTGCAGAGCTTCGGCGATGGAGAcggaaggcagcggcgagaggagggaaaCAGAGGACGTGAGGCCCCCCCGGAGCCTCGCGATCTTTCGACCCGACACCGACGGATGCAGCCGCCACCCGACCCTGTCACCCAGCGGACGCCGGTGGCGTCCCGCgtgcagcgagaagaggagagacgacgaaggccgccgcacAGGGTCTGTGTGGTGCCGTAACGGAGGGGGATGGAGGGCGGGGAAGCCAGAGACACTGTCaaacagcggcggcggcgacgggacAAAACAGTTCGAAGTCTTTCGCTGCGATAACAAACACGAGGCTGGGTTGTCGACAGACGACTCACGCGACGACATGTgccggtgcggcggcgcagagtcTGGGCAGTCTCCACACACCCCTGTCCACGCCAGTGTAACTTGGCGACTCAGGCTTGTTCCATACAACTCCAGGAGCTCTTGGCCCGTCGCCTGAACCACGAGAAACAAAAACAGATCCGCACGAAACAGCCTTGCCAACAGTTGAGACAGCCGCACCCGCACGCAACTAAGACCCGCGCTGCAAAAAAGCACTAGGTTAGGCAGctacgcatgcgcagcaaaGGACTGACACACACATGTACACAAACTACTCGTTGTATCTACCCAGCCACACCGAAAATTATGTGAGCACGTCGCTGTGgaaacgcgagaagcgccgtTTGCCGCCCTGCTGGAACGCCTTCGTGTCCACGCTTGCGCTCATACGCCTCCCGACACATTTCGAAtccgaggcggctgcgccagcaTACACGTGCTGAGGCCGGTGACTACACATTTGCACAGTTTGAATTCCGCTAGGGCTGGTggtgcagcagcgacaaACTTGAAGCCTCAATAGCCCTATACGGCGACCCTGCCTGCCTGTCAGCTCCGATCGATCTACCTTGCTACGCACGAATGCGTCTTCCGATAATGCTGATAGCGCACCTCAGCCCTCCTCACACAAAGTCCCAGGCGCGCACTCGCTTGCGCACGTCTCTTCTGAGGTCTTTTCTTGTCTTTGAGTAGAACGAAGACTCAGCGGACCGTCGCTGGGCGCTGAGTGACTCCGTAACgcctctttcctctctctgcctcacGCGAAAACCCTCTGCCTCCCATCTCTACATCTGCATGCCTACCGTTTCCAGCATGAACGGCGTATGCCGAATGGAGTAGAGGTCGTCTGTGCCGCGCAGGACTTCTTGTAGCCTGAATAATGCGGAAACAACgtcgagaaaaaaaaaaacacaaaaaCCAAGGGATCGGCAGAAAACGAGACACTCCTTTGTGAACAAGACTTCACATACGGTGAAAGCGGTCTAGCAATTCCACGTTAGGGCACATCGATGTAGCACTGAGCGTTCGAGAACAGACGAGCCGAGCAAAAACTACGtatgcagcggcgcgacatAGGGCAGCTACCCACGCGTCATATCCGCACTCTGGATACGCGGATCTGCTTATTTATCTGACTAAGAGCTGTACACGTGATGAGTAGCCGTGAGTACAAACAGATGGAACAGTACCAAACAGCAGGCGAGAAATCTGTCAACTTCAAACGGCGTTGCAGCGCCCGCGTGGCGACGCGAGGTGCTGCCACAGACCCGCAACGCCTTCCACCAGCTCTCGGCATGGCCACGGGAAACCTTGAAGAGACGGAACTGCCAGTGCACCTGCGCAGGAGGCCAGACCGAGAGCACTGTAGGGAAGAGAGACTGAAACACATCGGACAGGACCTACTTGGATACGAGAAGAGCCAGCTCGTGCACATGGAGCATGCCTTCTGGGTCTACTGCACTGACGCAGTTGgtctcgagctgcgcgccagAAAGACAAGGAGAAGGACAGCAGGTAGCCAACGGATGCACCAAGGAGACGCGGCACATGCTCACCCAAAACACCTGCCCGACATTATCTGAATCGTAACTGCGCCAGAAAATACCTCTGCACTTTTCCGCGTTCTTGCGTGTACAGACAGCTCCAGTTTCTACGCTTTCAAACAGGATAGCCGCACTGTCTCCGACTTTGGACAGGCACATAAACCTTTTCTGGTCACACAGCTAACCTGCTTGACGACAACCTCCATGCACTTGGCGGTCTGTTGGAGCTCTTCGACAGCTGTACAACCTCCTTGTTTATGAAAGCGCCGCAAACTGTCTTTCAAGTTCTCGATCTCCTTCCGTggggcctgcagcgacgcacgACGCATCCACACCGAGAAAAAAGTGCCCTTCGCGGAGCCACATACACTAGCGGACCTCCTAGCGGATTGCTCTTGCCGCCCACAATATATAGAGACATAGAACGACGCCTTGGAGAAAATCATGCCGATGCGCCGCGGTAGAACACCCTGCTGGCCTGTTATTCTACCTTGCGTGCGTGCGCATACCGCGTGGGCGCGGCTTGAACCTGCCAACCAAACCTAGGGAGGGAAAGGAAACCTGCACATCGCCACACGCCCAGTGGATACTTAATACACCGCACACAGCATTCACGTagccctgcgcagctgcgagatACGAGGCGAAAAGCAGACTCACCACTCTGGAGTAGAAGGCAGCTCGCTGTGAACACTCGGCAGAGTACCGCACGAGAAACCCCGCGAGCCAAACAGTGACAAAAACGAAGTAGTACACGATCCTGCACACAAAGACAAATCACACATGGGGACTTCCGCTCCTGACTTGTCGCACAAAGACGCATGCTTTCCTGTCATGAACTGACCTCTTTCCCGGGCTCGCAACGAAAACCAACGCTTGGCGGCCGAGCAATGATGTTGATTTCCCCCACACTGAGTTTGGGGTCAACAGCGTTGCGCAATACATCAGACAGAGTCCTTCCCCCCTGAGGCACCAAGACGacaaaagaagaaaaaacgggAACGGAGGAGGACAGGGAGCCGGTCGGCAAGGACGATGGACCCCAGGAAAGCGAACCCACTCGCTTTTTCCTGTTTTTTGCTCTCTCACAAGACGCGCGGGATTGCGGGCATAGGCCTTTCGGTGTTGAATCTCCCTATCTGTGGTGCCTTAGTACGAGTGAGGCTCCTTGATCGTCCTTACACAGTCGAGAGTTGGATGAACGACGGGGCGATGGCGTTAGAAATGACGCACGGCAGGGGACAGATCAACGGCGTAACTAGATATATAGGCCAGGTGTACCGCGTcctgagagagagggagacaagacagcagccgcagaggcagggatagccgcagaggcaggacATGCACGCTGGCGCCCCCCCCAATTGCCCTTTCCCATCTAGCCTCTGTCACCCGCCAAAAACTGTTGTGTATACGTGATGCGCATCCCCGCAGAGTTCGACACATCCACCTGGCTCGCGGAGATgcgtatgcatgcgcgtgtcaTGACTCCGCAAGAAGACAACACGGACCCTGCGCGAACAGTCTCGGTAAGACTGCAACTGCCCCCCGCGGCTCGTCAGGCGCAAGCAGCTCGTCAAGGATTCGCTCCTGGACACATCACTCGCGCCTGTTTCGCTGGTACGTACACGGCGTCGACACAgacttctgcgtcgccgcttccagcgccagcgccgccgtggcCCAGGGGGGCACAGCGAGGTAGCGCAACTCCTCCTTACATCCATACatattcacatatatacgcatatgtAAGTCCCCAAGTATGTGCGATTCGGGACTCCGCGAGCTGCACTTGCTCACCTGGTCGGTATGAGCGAACCAAGGCAGACGACTGTGACGAGGCTTTCGACGAGAGTGAGGACCatgagaagagagagcgaagcgacgaAGTCGTCTCCTAGCGTGAACAGGACGAGGTCTACGGGCCGACCTTCGAGGTAGTTGTCGAGAGAGCCCCTGACCGATTTACCTTTATGGCCGCCCAGTGTCAAGTAATCTTCGTAGACCTGATTGATCTGCGAGATCGTGTCTCGATGGATGCAGATGAAGTGCGATACGtacgcgcagcagagagaaatGACAAAGGTGATCCCCTGCAACCGACGCAGGACAGAAAGCCAAGGACCCAAATAGGCGCATTTGCATACACCGCGGGGCGCACATCGGCCGCTCGTcccgcgcgtctgcatgctTTCCCGTGCGACCCCACACGCTGCCAACAAGAAACACGGCCGTGAGCGGGCTCCCGACACACCTGCCGCGGAGCGCAAAAGAACGCCTGCGTGCCCTCCGACGTGTGGAATCGAAGACGACTACACGCGTGCACAGCGGGCTCCCAAGGTGTACTCGGCAGAGCTGCACACACATATCTGCGATTTCGTGGTGTGCGGCCTTCATACCAGTGTAACCTGCGTTgtggcgaagaggacgagatGGCGTCTGAAAAAGGAGACTTTATTTCGAAGTGCAGAAATGAGTAAGAGAACGCCCCAGCTGAGAAGCTTGATGCACCAGAGCAGatgaaagagaagaaggcccaGGCCCTCCGCCTGGTGGGGAGAAAGGAGGAACGAGCGCGCTATGGATGGCCACAGCACGACCAAAACAAGCATCGACACCCCGAAACACGCAAGGATTCGCGACCCGCAGAGGGTGTTTAGCGTCACGACGTATTCTTTCTCGAGGTCGTCGTCGCGGAACTTCAAGGGAAGCAGACAGAAGGGCCGGGCGCTGGGCCCCGACGACTCAGCGATGCCGCGATGACCGCCACTGTCGGCGAGCTGGCTCACTGAGGAACACACACGGACACACACAAACCCATCTCCAAAGCTCGGTTTCGGGCAGGAGACAGAGATGAACAAgtggggggagggcggggggtgCTTCCGACGCCTTCCTGGGCGTTCGAGATCCCAGTAGGCGAGTGCCGACAGATTCTGCGGCCCCTTTCACCGCCAGAGTGGCTCGCGTGCTCCTCAGTggatgcgccggcgctgggCTAGGGTAGCCGGTCGGTCGGTCCTTTTTCGCACTTACACGACGCTTTGGTTGTTCTTCTCAGCTCTTTCGCCTTGTCAGTTCTTGCCGTATACAAGTCGAGCTCTGCGCCGAAAGTCGCAGCAGCTTTTTCCGCGACGTAGAACCGCGCTTTCGAGGACGTTTGTCGCACCCATCGGGCGGCGCCCCGTCGCCGACCCTCCGTTGTGTCGTTCACACTCGCCAAGGCCTGCGCGCTCCTTTGTGTCGTGAGCATCCTCTGGAGTTTgttcctgcgcctcgccttccgttTCGAGGTCCCCTTGTAGACCATGGCGTGACGCACCAGGTCGAAGTCCTCCTCCAGGGTTTCAACTGCACTGGCTCCACCTTcggtgcgcgtcgcgcgatGTAAAGTCGACGCAAACGAGTTTGCTCGACTTCGCACAGGCTCGGTCTGCCTGCGCGAGAGCATCCTTCTCCATGCCCAGCGCTCAGCGGGCGTATGCTCCTCGAACGAGGCAtgtcgctcttcttcgctaCGATGCCTCTGGGTCTCGCCTTCCTTGCATCCCTCGTGCTTTCCGCACCCTGAACCTGCTCCCGCAAcacccccgcccccccgcggagacagagtcCCTGCACGACTGTGTGGCGACCCAGGCGTTCCTTGCCTcgactcgcctgcggcgtcttccttcgCCACAGCTACTGAGAAACTCTCCTGAGCCGTGGATCGCGCGGCTGTTTCGCCTAGCTCGCGCGTCCGTTGTCTCTGTTTGTCTCCGAGTCTGTGCACCTGGTTTGCGATGGAGCTGTGGAACGGCACGAACTGGCGACCGGCGTCCTCGGTTTCGTTGTCTCTCTCCCAGGGCTCGACTTCCTGGCCATCgtgcgcacgccgcgactcgccggcggcggcgccagccttTTTGTCCTCTCGGGTCGGGCGACCCGTCTGCAGGTCAGTCCCGGACCGCGCGACGAGTCGAAACACTCGGGGTTTctcctcctttctctctgcaggcatGCAGCGCGCCTCCGAGGCTGTGTGACTGTtgcagcgcggagagaggtCACTAgcgggcgcctctccctcgcggagACTCTCGGCGCCCACGAAGAACGAGAGGACTTGCTCCTCGCTGATTTCCCGCGACTCTGCGCAGTGAGCGAGCGACCCAGCAGGACGCTGCGTGCCGCACGCTGAGTCCCAGACAGCATTCGCGACG
Above is a window of Besnoitia besnoiti strain Bb-Ger1 chromosome Unknown contig00007, whole genome shotgun sequence DNA encoding:
- a CDS encoding uncharacterized protein (encoded by transcript BESB_072030), coding for MWRQRPRPAPDARATACPLQPLELRRRVEEGTESMARVAESEESGEEDWESVSDDSSPPAGRLRSLGSAEWGGEGLKRRRTSSSLSSDASPRFVPFCKARRAPSSGREDEVFPVHPGRFVAVPMHQRTADAGGALGSESSSSACAVLEDSPTPASRANRFVANAVWDSACGTQRPAGSLAHCAESREISEEQVLSFFVGAESLREGEAPASDLSPRCNSHTASEARCMPAERKEEKPRVFRLVARSGTDLQTGRPTREDKKAGAAAGESRRAHDGQEVEPWERDNETEDAGRQFVPFHSSIANQVHRLGDKQRQRTRELGETAARSTAQESFSVAVAKEDAAGESRQGTPGSPHSRAGTLSPRGGGGVAGAGSGCGKHEGCKEGETQRHRSEEERHASFEEHTPAERWAWRRMLSRRQTEPVRSRANSFASTLHRATRTEGGASAVETLEEDFDLVRHAMVYKGTSKRKARRRNKLQRMLTTQRSAQALASVNDTTEGRRRGAARWVRQTSSKARFYVAEKAAATFGAELDLYTARTDKAKELRRTTKASLSQLADSGGHRGIAESSGPSARPFCLLPLKFRDDDLEKEYVVTLNTLCGSRILACFGVSMLVLVVLWPSIARSFLLSPHQAEGLGLLLFHLLWCIKLLSWGVLLLISALRNKVSFFRRHLVLFATTQVTLGITFVISLCCAYVSHFICIHRDTISQINQVYEDYLTLGGHKGKSVRGSLDNYLEGRPVDLVLFTLGDDFVASLSLLMVLTLVESLVTVVCLGSLIPTRTRYTWPIYLVTPLICPLPCVISNAIAPSFIQLSTVIVYYFVFVTVWLAGFLVRYSAECSQRAAFYSRVAPRKEIENLKDSLRRFHKQGGCTAVEELQQTAKCMEVVVKQLETNCVSAVDPEGMLHVHELALLVSKLQEVLRGTDDLYSIRHTPFMLETATGQELLELYGTSLSRQVTLAWTGVCGDCPDSAPPHRHMSSRESSVDNPASCLLSQRKTSNCFVPSPPPLFDSVSGFPALHPPPLRHHTDPVRRPSSSLLFSLHAGRHRRPLGDRVGWRLHPSVSGRKIARLRGGLTSSVSLLSPLPSVSIAEALHEGESGDDEQHPKGEAQHCGPQLQKRGDCDGWGTPSEPSVSSTSSCPAAPGRHQGRLISVPPSISGEGFCIAQETETKSGEWETQGAATGAGRPAGTPFLTRSSISVVETSPQPSPHAKGTAGGLMHLQGEGAGVGATGVRDGLRRDDCRRQVDVFAAAEETCDAMVSSASFAPPPRSPDASAGTSTGGGRQKDEERETNGEDPPGREPGGPAGERGRGTGQEGETAALGVPGLASATDRSNSSLSSAFPESRVLECRYTSVSFTSPDLELGKREGRGKSEDQRRACQAGSPATRRRSGDKQKKAFSPLIRFAFFGRGRRPASRRPSPVAAAQGSSPFSSHSTHARSPSRSFGPLGGSRPRDSRRRHGGYAHSQRSPHLASEDAASLQSSPACESEVPRSRPVRRLFWNSKEKGARGDARYSLFFRVNRGPSALPAGEERRPRAGKTGGKKSPWSAYLRDAGRRTGSSFTGVTGGRAFTPAAGIGRVYERAKAKREADLDGDRGRYRRAGSRAEWPPDCSGYGELSMAGSSAFAIGTEEDSEARELMSLVGLTDFTCEEADRLGLTYVRLKDSYRVATLPYSIIPYIRRSESHKGFGHVWDFDMLGFAATTPNPLVEVGLALILPEIEATQCCPEQTLLGLLVNMQTRYLDNAYHSQVHAAEVGHTVACLVRGLIPTRSAFANVCTFLAALAHDVGHPARTNLFLQNLLHPLAITYNDASVLESFHSALFFRIVSEIPSANIFAGLPPETFRVARQNIITLILATDIKQHFDTISRFRLRRNSPEFNFLKKEEDEWLVRKMIFKVADISHAAVAWDAHFFWSCKVAAEFYSQGDAEVRLGLPVSPLCDREKHSEMAKGQVAFLSFVVEPLLRELEAVETFVASHGGSSIVTTELLINFAENVSQWKALDAENKVVALDSAILGYGRYGVLPRLTESDRRQLILDCCRAAGAAPEEKA